From Hippoglossus stenolepis isolate QCI-W04-F060 chromosome 6, HSTE1.2, whole genome shotgun sequence, a single genomic window includes:
- the LOC118110994 gene encoding N-glycosylase/DNA lyase has translation MAQHAVLSSGTHVWRSLACSKSELRLELTLACGQSFRWRETAQGHWTGVMGGRVWTLTQTEDTLWYHVYNNPGGRGRGPAGGSSPGDSESERRLKGAVKKEEEVTDTEEEEQMLRDYLQLSVNLSELYTHWQTVDPHFRQLADIFTGVRMLRQDPTECLFSFICTSNNHISRIQGMVDRLCQTLGAPLCQLEQTSYFDFPSLTALADSSVEACLRDLGFGYRARFLQQSAKQILDTHGLQWLEGLRSVPYLQACDALRTLPGVGTKVADCVCLMSLDKADAVPVDTHIWQIAKRDYNYASGKGQKSITDKLHRDIGDFFRKLWGPYAGWAQSVLFCADLKKFQKLKEMQPKKEEEDEEEIGEESKKTKIKTQANVAVKRSRTKSACHKKAKMSVKKEQDV, from the exons ATGGCCCAACATGCGGTGTTATCATCGGGGACACACGTGTGGAGATCTCTGGCCTGTTCAAAGTCTGAGCTGCGTCTGGAGCTCACTCTCGCCTGTGGACAATCCTTCCG ATGGAGAGAAACCGCGCAAGGCCACTGGACGGGGGTGATGGGGGGACGAGTGTGGACCCTGACCCAGACAGAGGACACCCTGTGGTACCACGTTTATAACAACCCAGGAGGGCGGGGGAGGGGACCGGCTGGGGGTTCCTCCCCAGgagacagtgagtcagagaGGAGACTGAAAGGAGCTgtgaagaaggaagaggaggtgacggacactgaggaggaagagcagatgCTGAGAGATTACCTCCAGCTGAGTGTGAATTTGTCGGAGCTGTACACACACTGGCAAACAGTAGACCCCCACTTCAGGCAACTCGCAGACATTTTCACGG GTGTGCGGATGCTGCGCCAGGACCCCACTGAATGCTTGTTCTCCTTCATCTGCACCTCCAACAATCACATCTCTCGAATCCAGGGCATGGTGGACAGACTGTGTCAGACTCTGGGCGCTCCACTGTGTCAGCTGGAACAAACCTCTTACTTTGACTTTCCTTCCCTGACTGCGCTTGCAG ATAGCAGCGTGGAGGCGTGTCTCAGGGATCTCGGTTTTGGATACAGGGCTCGGTTCCTGCAGCAGAGTGCCAAGCAGATTCTGGACACCCATGGGCTCCAGTGGCTTGAAGGTCTACGCAGTGTCCCGTATCTGCAGGCCTGTGATGCCCTGCGTACTCTTCCTGGTGTGGGCACTAAG GTGGCGgactgtgtttgtctgatgtCCCTTGACAAGGCAGACGCTGTTCctgttgacacacacatatggcAGATCGCTAAACGGGACTACAATTATGCTTCTGGCAAAGGACAGAAGAGtatcacagacaaacttcaCAGAGACATTG GGGATTTCTTCAGAAAACTCTGGGGTCCTTACGCTGGTTGGGCACAGTCG GTGCTGTTCTGTGCTGACCTGAAGAAGTTccaaaaactgaaagaaatgcAGCcaaagaaggaggaagaggatgaagaagaaattGGGGaagaaagcaagaaaacaaagattaagACGCAAGCAAATGTTGCTGTGAAGCGTTCGAGAACCAAGTCCGCATGTCACAAGAAAGCGAAGATGTCGGTCAAGAAGGAGCAAGATGTGTGA
- the LOC118110995 gene encoding N-glycosylase/DNA lyase, protein MDKHAVLSSGTHVWRSLACSKSELRLELTLACGQSFRWKETAQGHWTGVMGGRVWTLTQTEDTLWYHVYNNPGGQGRGPAGGSSPGDSESERRLKGAVKKEEEVTDTEEEEQMLRDYLQLSVNLSELYTHWQTVDPHFRQLADIFTGVRMLRQDPTECLFSIICTSNNQISRIQGMVDRLCQTLGAPLCQLEQTSYFDFPSLTALADSSVEARLTDLGFGYRARFLQQSAKQILDTHGLQWLEGLRSVPYLQACDALRTLPGVGNKVANCVCLMSLDKADAVPVDTHIWQIAKRDYNYASGKGQKSITDKLHRDIGDFFRELWGPYAGWAQSVLFCADLKKFQKLKETPPMQPKKEEEDEEEIGEES, encoded by the exons ATGGACAAACATGCAGTGTTATCATCGGGGACACACGTGTGGAGATCTCTGGCCTGTTCGAAGTCTGAGCTGCGTCTGGAGCTCACTCTCGCCTGTGGACAATCCTTCCG ATGGAAAGAAACCGCGCAAGGCCACTGGACGGGGGTGATGGGGGGACGAGTGTGGACCCTGACCCAGACAGAGGACACCCTGTGGTACCACGTTTATAACAACCCAGGAGGGCAGGGGAGGGGACCGGCTGGGGGTTCCTCCCCAGgagacagtgagtcagagaGGAGACTGAAAGGAGCTgtgaagaaggaagaggaggtgacggacactgaggaggaagagcagatgCTGAGAGATTACCTCCAGCTGAGTGTGAATTTGTCGGAGCTGTACACACACTGGCAAACAGTAGACCCCCACTTCAGGCAACTCGCAGACATTTTCACGG GTGTGCGGATGCTGCGCCAGGACCCCACTGAATGCTTGTTCTCCATCATCTGCACCTCCAACAATCAAATCTCTCGAATCCAGGGCATGGTGGACAGACTGTGTCAGACTCTGGGCGCTCCACTGTGTCAGCTGGAACAAACCTCTTACTTTGACTTTCCTTCCCTGACTGCGCTTGCAG ACAGCAGCGTGGAGGCACGTCTCACGGATCTCGGTTTTGGATACAGGGCTCGGTTCCTGCAGCAGAGTGCCAAGCAGATCCTGGACACCCATGGGCTCCAGTGGCTTGAAGGTCTACGCAGTGTCCCGTATCTGCAGGCCTGTGATGCCCTGCGTACTCTTCCTGGTGTGGGCAATAAG GTGGCGaactgtgtttgtctgatgtCCCTTGACAAGGCAGACGCTGTTCctgttgacacacacatatggcAGATCGCTAAGCGGGACTACAATTATGCTTCTGGCAAAGGACAGAAGAGtatcacagacaaacttcaCAGAGACATTG GGGATTTCTTCAGAGAACTCTGGGGTCCTTACGCTGGTTGGGCACAGTCG GTGCTGTTCTGTGCTGACCTGAAGAAGTTccaaaaactgaaagaaacgCCACCGATGCAGCcaaagaaggaggaagaggatgaagaagaaattGGGGAAGAAAGCTAG